Part of the Oncorhynchus tshawytscha isolate Ot180627B linkage group LG23, Otsh_v2.0, whole genome shotgun sequence genome, cctccccctccacctcatcCCTACAATCCTCCTCTACCCAAGGCCACAAAACTCAGGGGGTCCAGTCCCAGCCCAGTCAGGAAGCCCCAGAGGACAGCCCGTCTAAAAGAGGTGAGAGGAAGCCCCAGAAAACGGGGAAGTATGTGTGCACTTACTGCGGCCGTCCATGTGCCAAACCCAGCGTTCTCCAGAAACACATCCGCTCTCACACAGGGGAGAGGCCTTACCCCTGCGTCCCCTGTGGCTTCTCCTTCAAGACCAAGAGTAACCTGTACAAGCACCGCAAGTCCCACGCCCACCGAATCAAGGCAGGcctggcatccagccaggacgagCTGAGCCTGAGCGGACCTGCGATGAGCGCCCCGGGAGAGGATCCCGAGGAGCCTACAGAGGGGGAGAGCACAGACTCTGAGGAGGAGTCGGGTCAGTACAGGAAGGAGAGGTTGAGCAAGCAGAAGAGTAGCAGCAGTTTGGCACTATTAGAGCAAGAGGGAGGCCAGAGGTCTGACGACTCACAGGCCGTGAAGCAGAGACTGGCCATGAGGCTGAGTGAGAGGAAGCGTGGCCCCATGGCCTCCCCAGaagaccctccctcctcctccacctcctcctcactgGGCCCCAGCAGTAAAGGCAGCCAAGAGTCAGGCTACTTCTCCCTTTCGAGGAGCACTGAGATGAGCCGAGCTGACTCCCAGGTGAGCCCTCCCACCGCCAAAACTTATGCCGAGATCATCTTGGGCAAGTATGGATGGCTTGGAGGGCAGCGCGGTCCCCATCAGCAGCACGCCCACTCTTCTTCAccagggatggaggagaagagcagCATGCCCTTTAGCGTGCCCAAGACGCAGGTCATCGAGCACATCACCAAACTCATCACCATTAACGAGGCGGTAGTGGACACCAGCGAGATCGACAGCGTCAAGCCCAGACGCTCCTCACTCTCCAGGAAGAGTAGTCTGGAGTTACCCAAGTTCTCCTGCCCCAAAGACCCCTATATGTTTGAGCCTAAGGGAGAAAGCCCAAGCCCCAGTATGGCAGGCCAATCATTCTTTCCCCATGTCCAAGACGTGGACCCATCTGGGGTCCAGAAGTCTTCCTCCTCAGTGCCTCTGCTGAGAAGCCACTCAATGCCCACCTCAGCAGGCCAGGGAAACCACTCCACCACCTCTCCCTGGGGCTTCTGTCGTCTGAGCCACTCCGTTGATGAGCAGCAGGCCGTGGTGGCTGAGATGAGGGTGGGCGGGCAGCACCGTTTGCTGAGACGCCAGCCCGCCATCGAGATGCCCGTCGGGGCTGAACTCAGCCTGGAGGAGGCTGGCCCCTCCTACACAGTAACAGAAAGTGGTCTAACCAggaagcagcaacagcagcaacgcAAATGTCCAAGGCTCTATGAGTGCAAGGCCTGCGGAGTCTGCTGTAAACAAAGGGAGAGTTACGAGGCCCACAAGGGCCTTTGCACAGGCCAGCCAATaaaggagctggagagaggagaggtggatggggCGTGCCGGGATGACCGTCCCCAGATGATGCACTATAAATTCCAGGCACTGGCCATggcagtgaggaagaggaggaaagaggagagtcTGGAGGAGGATCCTCCTAGCCCCGGGCCTACAGCTGTTGTGACCTGCAGCCACGCAATCACCACTGCAGTGCCAAGCCTGGTGGAGCAGAGTGAGGCCTTTTCAGGTGCTCTCTCACAGgctgagcagcagcagcaagaTAGGAAGGGCATCTCTGTCATCCAGCACACCAGCTCCTTCGAGAAGCAGGAAAGTATGTCCATGGAGAGCCAGGAGTCTATGGGTCTCAGAGAGAGCCAGTCAACACTGCAAAAACAGCCGCAGCCAAAATCATCACCCTCCATGTCCCGCCTGGTCCGCCAGCACAACATCCAAGTGCCAGAGATCCTAGTGACGGTGGAGCCTGACGCTGATATGGTGTCAGTGTCGCCTACGGTGATGGCATCCTCGTCCAAGGAGccagagagagtggtggaggagttCCAGTGGCCTCAGCGCAGCCAGAGTATGGCTCAGCTCCCTGCCGAGAAGCTGCCACCAAAGAAGAAGCGTCTCCGTCTAGCCGAGGCTGCTGCCCAGTCTTCCGGGGAGTCCAGCTTTGAGTCGGTATCGCTGGGGCCCCGGAGCCCCAGCCAGGAGAGCAACATTTCCCACTCACCCAGCCGATCTGCCTCCTTTGAAGACATGGGGGGAAAACCTGCTGAGCCTTCCCCCTGGGGTTCCAGCTGCATCCAGGGCTCCCACATGCTAGCCGTGCCCTCGGGCCCCCACCAACAATATCAACCCCAAAGAGAGATGCGGCGCTCAGCCTCGGAGCAGGCCCCTGCCAGCCCACAGCATACGGACGAGGTTGTGGAGACGAGGAGCAAATCCTTTGACTATGGGTCCCTATCGCCGCAGCAGTCTGCATCagcctggagggagaggaggaagtgcCTACTGGTGAAGCATGCCACCCTGGGCGAGCCAGACCACGAGGAAGGGGCCGTGGCCAGCCACTCGGGCAGACCAGGGAGCCCCAAGCCGAGCCCATCCTACACCAGCCACCTTGCCCTCCACCCAGCTGAAGCCAGCACCTCGAGGCTCAGCCCGGAGGCCATAGGGAAGACTGTGCAGCTGTTCCACCAGCCCCGGATACCCCCATTCCCCATGCAACCAACTGGGCATGATCGGTTCCCTCTTGGCCAGATAGCCCAGCTCCACCCTGTCACCACTGCCATCTCAGATGTTCTCTCCACCCACATCATTCACAGAACCTTCTTACACAAACACCCTTCTCCTCCAACCATACAAGTCCACCCAGGGCAGCTTCACGTGGCAGAATGCTTAGGCCTGCCCCTCCATCCTTTCTCAGCTCTGCTCTCCCTGCAGAACCCCACCGGGGCTGGCGAGACTGTGTACCTCCCTGTTTCCCCTGGGCTCACCATCCAAGTCCCCACACAGACCCCCATACCCTCCACTGTGGTTCTCCCTTCCCCATCTCCTCAGTCCTTAGTCCCCCTACCCTGCCTCTATCCCCCGCCTGTCATCGCAACGTGCCTGGCGCAGCTGACGCCAGTCGTGTCACTGGTGGTTCCAGTGCGTCTCCAGACCCACATGACCACCTATGCCAGTGCCCTGTACACCACCCTATCCCAGATCTTGGCATCAGCCCACTCCCAGGAGCCCATCTGCTGCATGGCCATGGTTATCATGGGCCAGCTGGAGCAGGACAAGCTGTAGAGGTCCTATCTGAAGATCCACACCCCGGACTTCAAGAGCTAcctgcccctgtctctgcccctggTGCTGGGCTCTGTGTCCAGGGAGGGCTACGGGCCACTGGGGGCTGGAGGGAGCAAACGCATGCTCTCCCCTGCAGCCAGTCTGGAGCTTAGCACAGAGGCCCAGCGCCAGCAGAAACGagtgaaggaggaagagaaggtgggagaggaaGAGCAAAATAGGGGTACTGGGGGAGAACCTGAAGCaggggaggatgaagagaaaGAGCCGGAGAGGGCACAGATAGGAGTAGTTACTGTGAAagtcgaggaggaagagaaggtacgGGACCCAGAGGGGcacagggaagagagggagatacaaGGGAAGGCTGAACCTAAGAAagaaaaggggagggaggagaatgcGAGCCAGGGAGTGAGTGCTTCCTTTGTACCCCAGAGTCCAGAGCGAGCCAAAGCCCCCTCGTATACCAGCCTTCACACAACCACCTCAGTCAGCTGGTGCTACTTGAACTACGTGAAGCCCAGCCCATCTGCTCAGAGGGAGTCTCAAACCTCCGTTTACACCTCCTGGAGCGTCAGCATGCACAACCCCAACCTGCCAGGCCTGTCCACCAAGCTGGCCCTGTCCCTGCTGAGCTCCAAGCAGAAGCACAGCTCGGAGACATACACCATGGCCACAGCTCTAACCCCTGCAACAGGCAAGGTGGTCTCTGCCAGCAGCAGAAAGACCTACATTTCAGAGGTAAATATAACAGCAATATTCAATAACTTGGAAAACACAGCATGGGCCAATTAGACCAAAACTACCAAAACCACTGATTTAGTTTTAGTTATGATTTATATAGTATAATGCATACCCCACAATTCCACAGCTGGAAATTACCAGACACTATGCTGTTAGATTATATACTACAACCAAAACATTAAATGTTTGACATTAATTGTTGTtccaatgtactgtatatcatcATTGCCAACCACGATGTCAGAGTGCGTTGGTGAATTTGCCTGTGTCTGTCTTTGAGTGTAGGTACATGCTATCCCACCCAGCACCCCCGTCGAAGTGAAGGAGCCACCACAGCAGCCTgagaagaaggggaagagagaagagcaagGGCCCTCCACCTCCAAACAGAGCGAACCTCTCCGCGTCCAAATCTTCGAGGGCGGGTAAGAGAAAGAGGCCACAGGAGTACTGCATACTTCTCTGATCAGCTAATACTAGTGCATTTGTTCTATGAGCAGATAGATTTTTCTGCAAAATTCATCATGCAGATATTCAACTTTACTGACCGATAAAGGCAAAGGCAGTAGAGATGTAACAAAACAGTAGATGTGAGTCACTGTATTCAGATACGGTAGCCTTACCAGGCAGCACAGAGCTGCCACCAAATGCAGAGTCTCAAAATATAAATGCCACATTATTGAAGGGAAAAAAGGCAGTGATAGTGGAGAATGTTTTACACTTCAGTCTCCCAGAATAACAGAGAAACAGGTGAGCTAGCCCCCAGGGACTGAATTTATACCGACAGCAGAGCCTTTCCCATTCACAGCTGGTAGAAAATGTAGATCTGAATGTGTTGAATGGGGTTGGTATTTGTGCAGTGCAGCAAACAAGCAGAAGGCATCCATCCAGATTTTGTTTTGAGATTCTCATTTTTATCTGTATACCTTCCTCTCAATGACACGAGAGCAACTGAAGTTTAGCTACTGTACATACATGTGTAGGAAAGAAGTCACTGTAAGTATCTTGAGTAAAGGCAATATTTGGGTGTGGGGATTGAACAAGGCTAATTGCTGCGAGTTGTGAGTGTCAGTCTTCCCACTGCAGTATCTGCTCTCACTGTTGCCTCTGAGCGCAGCTCAGAAAGCTGCCTTTCCTGTGGCAGCTGCTACAGTCTAGCCAACAGATCGTGATCTGCCAAGAGCACAGTAAAAGACAGTGTGCCTGAGATGGAATTGAaagggaaagacagaggggaaatggtggagagagggaaaaataAAAGGAAGCCTTGGACATTTTTTGTTTCCTTATGACAGACAAGGACGTGTGcgaaagagatggagacagaaatACAAACGGATAGGTGTTGATAGAAAGATGTGTGATGGAGAGGTTTTTACAACGAATGACAGATGGACAACATAAGAAGTGCATGTGGGTGGGGGGTGATTAAGCTTACACAATGCTGTCTGTGGTCTAATTATTGACAGTATTTTAGGATATTAATAATGATTTCTCGTAAAATTGTTACTTATACATTGATTTATTATAACATTTGTGAAGAATGATAATTCCAGCTTTCCATAAATCACCATATATAATTTTCTAATTTAGAGAGCTTGCTTTGTCATAATTATCAAATCTGAAAAATTATAATTCTATATAGTTGGCTCTGAAcacatctacattaatgtggatgctaccatgattatggataatcatgaataatgatgagtgataaAGTTAGAGGCATACAGTAAATATCATGCCTCCCcccaaaacatactaacctcccttgttattggtaatggtgagaggctaGCATGTTTTTTTGGGGCATGATCACAGTTTTCCACTAATGGAATATAAAGGGAAGGAATCTGTTAAATATAATGAAAATAAGTTATTGTGTTTAATACATGCAGATATTATAAATCAGCGTTCCCCAACTGGCAGTTGTTTTACTTGGCTCCCCAATGAAACCTTTTTTATTTTGGGAGGGGGGTGTGAAAGACTGTAAATCACAAGGAAGTCAGCTCcaggtgattttaattttggtaatctgttcccaagtattcccacgcataatggACGGGTAGGCTGTTTGGCTGGATTTAGGACCGTGTGGACACCACAAAGCGGGCAAACAAgctgtgtgaaggcaaagcttctgGAAGGCTGGCTGGACCAGCACAGGAGAGTTGAACATAGTGGTGCACGACTCCAGGTTTTTTGGAGTCGACTTCGATTGGAGTCGACTCTTGCTCAACTCCCAAAACACGCTGAAACGgatgcgcacacacatacacctcatTGTTGCAGAGTCCTACTAGGAAGACTACATTTGCATTCTAGAGGACTGACATGAGCATGTTGCTGCCCATTTGCCTATGAAAAGGTTATTCTGTTTGAATATAGAAGGTGATGTGTAGGAACTCGAATATTTCAGTGATATTTCTGCTGTGTGCCGCATTGACCGATCCCATGGGATGATGCAGTGCACTCTATGCTGATAAGGCTATTCTTTGCCATGTTCTAGCCCTATTCGGACAGCTATTACTAGATATGTTGGTTTTGTAATTATTATCCTAGCATGTGCCTTATTCCAGAGGAATTCACACAGGATTCGTTTTTCAAAACTGCCCCATGTAATTCTTAATTTTTCGAATTGAATCGACTCTTATGACGGAAGCCTGCAGATATTTCAACGTCATGTCAAGACGATAATAGGCTACACTGATACCTCGTGCTTGGCTTCCAAATGTATAGGTCTCCCCATAATATTTAAATGAATGAATTGTGATCATAATCATTATTTTAGCAATCCATCCATGGTAGACGTCCTTCCTAATAGCAATCCCCCCCATCCTGCTGATTTCCGCTGCTGAACCATATTTGCACTTGACCGTGTTTATGGATGAGAAAGTGAACTTGCTATTTCCAAAAGGTTTAGCGGGGATCCTGCTTTGTGATCTATTTCCTaggacagggctctccaaccctgttcgtgACATCAACAGCCAGCCAGGGTTTCATTCCTATAGCCTACATATTTTGATTACCTGCACGcttctgactgtctgcctggtggCCGACATGCCTAACTATGCCTGGCTGTGCCacttctctcgctctcactctctctctctctctcgctctcttgctctcgctctctttttcttctGTGAAAGATGCAAGAGTTTGTTCTCGAAGTAGACTACAAAAAGTGGTGTCCTTCCTTGCAGAAATACTGAATCTTCAGAGTCTTTTCCTAGCGGAATCTAAGCTTGAAACCCAGAAATGGGAGTCGATGGACAAGGAGTCATCTCCCCACCACTAGCTGAACATTGGCAGCTGCTGTcggtgtgtacagtgccttcggaaagtattcagaccctttgactttttccacatttttgttaggttacatccttattctaaaataaattccccctcatcaatctacagacaataccccataatgactaagccaaaacaggtttttataaatgttagctaatttataaaaaattcaaaaactaaatatcacatttacataagtattcagaccctttactcagtactttgttgaagcacctttggcagcaattacagccttgagtcttcttgggtatgacgctaaaagattggcacacctgtatttggggagtttctcccattcttctctgcagatcctctcaagctctctggttggatggggagcattgcttcacagatattttcagatctatccagagatgttagatcgggttcaagttcaggctctagctgggccatgcagggacattgagacttgtcccaaagccactcctgcattggcttggccgtgtgcttagggttgttttcctgttggaaggtgaactttcaacccagtctgaggtcctgagcgctctggagcaggttttcatcaaggatctatctgtactttgctccattcatctttgcctcgatcctgactagtctcccagtccctgcctctgaaaacacccccacagcatgatgctgtcactaCCAATCTTCACCGTAGAGATGTGCCAGGTttcgcttggcattcaggccaaaatgtTCTAtattggtttaatcagaccagagaatcttgtttctcattatcTGAGagttttaggtgccttttggcaaactccaagcaggctgtcgtgttccttttactgaggagtagcttccgtctggccactctaccatgaaggcctgatttggtggggtgctgcagagatggttgtctttctggaaggttctcccatctccacagaggaactctagacctatgtcagactgaccattgggttctttgtcacctccctgaccaaggtccttctcccctgattgctcagtttagccgggcaGTCGGCTCTAGGAAGATTCTTTTTGGTtctaaactttttccatttaagaatgatagaggccactgtgttcttgtaccttcaatgctgcagacaatacCCTTctcaagatctgtgcctcgacgcaatcctgtctcggagctctacggacaattccttcgacctcatggcatggtttttgctctgacatgcactgtcaactgtgggacgttatatagacaggtgtgtgcctttccaaatcatgtcaatttATAAACGTACACCAAGGTATTTCTTTGTCATGTCTCATCTTACGAGAATCAGATTGTgataggggtctcagcagggtcaggcagccagggaagactcAGTCTGTGACAGTGCTGAGATACATTTTTAGAGATGCAAGactttattctctctgtgcaGCAACCACTGGACAAGCAAGATACTTCAAAGATTGAaactattttaaggcagtctgaAAAACCTCAAGTTGATTTCCAAACTATACCAAGGGTTAATAGAGGCTTTTCCCAATGACccaaaacatgtcaaacaaaaatATTAGGAAGACCTAGTGGAAGCTATTGATGATGATTCATGGATTCAGATATGTttgaatgcccagtcatgttcatataatctcagacataaattactgcagtttTAAGACAGTCCATAgtactatatgccagtgaaactgaattaCATGCCCTCCGAAGTGTAATTcctctgctggaggtgtaaaactCAAAAGGGGACATAATTGCATAAGTTATGGTCTTGTGAAGGCCggctgaattctggcaaagagtatGTTATTTTACCTCCGCATGTCTACAGAttcccttctccctgtttttgtttgcttggaaatgttgatactggagacttaTCCGAAGAAACTGTTGAACCAAGTATTTATAGGCATTGCCATTCATTGGAGGGTTGGTTATCCTCCCTCAATGTCACAATGGATGGCAGAAATATCAAGTTATGTATCACCAGAATTGATTTATTAAGGGTATACTGGGCACTTTCATAAGGTCTGGATGCCTTATATGTAATGTAGTACTACAAAAGGAGTCTATTGAAAACATGCCCAAGTCAGGGGAGATACCTTTTTTTGTCAATCCCTAGCTGCTGGACTGCTCAAACCTGGCCCTAGGGGTCTTCCATCTTGTGggttgtcactctggccttggcctaacacaccCAAAACCGATCATTTATGTTTCTC contains:
- the LOC112223189 gene encoding LOW QUALITY PROTEIN: transcription factor HIVEP3-like (The sequence of the model RefSeq protein was modified relative to this genomic sequence to represent the inferred CDS: substituted 1 base at 1 genomic stop codon) is translated as MEAEHSHPADGERSGRKQQPLSAEAAESPTGSRPPQPQQPPSNPCPVHVGQGRHHHRKPKRSDLLLRLQHQHKTQAAAWQLSTDTPGPSGGSISSPSPSTSSLQSSSTQGHKTQGVQSQPSQEAPEDSPSKRGERKPQKTGKYVCTYCGRPCAKPSVLQKHIRSHTGERPYPCVPCGFSFKTKSNLYKHRKSHAHRIKAGLASSQDELSLSGPAMSAPGEDPEEPTEGESTDSEEESGQYRKERLSKQKSSSSLALLEQEGGQRSDDSQAVKQRLAMRLSERKRGPMASPEDPPSSSTSSSLGPSSKGSQESGYFSLSRSTEMSRADSQVSPPTAKTYAEIILGKYGWLGGQRGPHQQHAHSSSPGMEEKSSMPFSVPKTQVIEHITKLITINEAVVDTSEIDSVKPRRSSLSRKSSLELPKFSCPKDPYMFEPKGESPSPSMAGQSFFPHVQDVDPSGVQKSSSSVPLLRSHSMPTSAGQGNHSTTSPWGFCRLSHSVDEQQAVVAEMRVGGQHRLLRRQPAIEMPVGAELSLEEAGPSYTVTESGLTRKQQQQQRKCPRLYECKACGVCCKQRESYEAHKGLCTGQPIKELERGEVDGACRDDRPQMMHYKFQALAMAVRKRRKEESLEEDPPSPGPTAVVTCSHAITTAVPSLVEQSEAFSGALSQAEQQQQDRKGISVIQHTSSFEKQESMSMESQESMGLRESQSTLQKQPQPKSSPSMSRLVRQHNIQVPEILVTVEPDADMVSVSPTVMASSSKEPERVVEEFQWPQRSQSMAQLPAEKLPPKKKRLRLAEAAAQSSGESSFESVSLGPRSPSQESNISHSPSRSASFEDMGGKPAEPSPWGSSCIQGSHMLAVPSGPHQQYQPQREMRRSASEQAPASPQHTDEVVETRSKSFDYGSLSPQQSASAWRERRKCLLVKHATLGEPDHEEGAVASHSGRPGSPKPSPSYTSHLALHPAEASTSRLSPEAIGKTVQLFHQPRIPPFPMQPTGHDRFPLGQIAQLHPVTTAISDVLSTHIIHRTFLHKHPSPPTIQVHPGQLHVAECLGLPLHPFSALLSLQNPTGAGETVYLPVSPGLTIQVPTQTPIPSTVVLPSPSPQSLVPLPCLYPPPVIATCLAQLTPVVSLVVPVRLQTHMTTYASALYTTLSQILASAHSQEPICCMAMVIMGQLEQDKLXRSYLKIHTPDFKSYLPLSLPLVLGSVSREGYGPLGAGGSKRMLSPAASLELSTEAQRQQKRVKEEEKVGEEEQNRGTGGEPEAGEDEEKEPERAQIGVVTVKVEEEEKVRDPEGHREEREIQGKAEPKKEKGREENASQGVSASFVPQSPERAKAPSYTSLHTTTSVSWCYLNYVKPSPSAQRESQTSVYTSWSVSMHNPNLPGLSTKLALSLLSSKQKHSSETYTMATALTPATGKVVSASSRKTYISEVHAIPPSTPVEVKEPPQQPEKKGKREEQGPSTSKQSEPLRVQIFEGGYKSNEEYVYVRGRGRGKYMCGECGIRCKKPSMLRKHIRTHTDLRPYICKHCNFAFKTKGNLTKHMKSKAHGKKCQSMGTSGSSLDEPETEEAGVAWRTEVWRIGLCVSFPLFSSGGIEEHLSGSEDQDEHQFSDVDDSEEDDDEEEEESSSHDEPPSSCSSNCSLSARGHSSSGRQSQQGMPDPSAPEPQPDPQPDPSPCPSQELSPTRRLWPSGHASSPKSRRALFSRRGWDSSPRTFSPSSESCSPIRSLSPRRELASHNRHLSPSPKRGPSPIRALSPMNPMRPLSPLRPMSPSQYRVLWARASPSPLGVQHRPRSSPSRLPWDIPSMMASDRRQVGSMERIGTPSEGQIGPEPCLSFPPAFRLSPSNSPKAQSMDRIFSHLPLHSQQARVPYLMIPIGGIQMVQARPRSHPTTPTSASSPPMEGLLLGQTRREAPWCRTPRTQGLRNPEDHWSDSQEVVGASQSGLCIPSLTPPIRSKPSTSQQGRMDPGMINTKQYDSSHSSSHSHRSEAETRERWPSHGQAGPSP